The following are encoded together in the Babesia microti strain RI chromosome II, complete genome genome:
- a CDS encoding hypothetical protein (overlaps_old_locusTagID:BBM_II00445), whose amino-acid sequence MNRIQGSVLRMRRMAGRPEFHSIDRDRHGHIIEPTDVFMLVLTTSKNNVHAQIVDRSKNYKTIFGSFAGNVGFHKAERKTERCAYRIGENIARKCRRLGIFVVDIKFRRVMRIDAVLQAIQALGLKVRQLIHEPKIPKTSAHAVRPRRRRRV is encoded by the coding sequence ATGAATAGAATCCAAGGCAGCGTGTTAAGGATGAGGAGAATGGCTGGGCGACCTGAATTCCATTCTATAGACCGAGATCGCCATGGGCATATCATCGAACCTACTGACGTATTTATGCTCGTACTTACTACATCTAAAAACAATGTACACGCGCAGATTGTGGATAGGAGTAAGAATTACAAGACAATTTTTGGATCGTTTGCAGGCAACGTTGGTTTCCACAAGGCAGAGCGTAAAACCGAAAGATGTGCGTATAGAATTGGCGAAAATATTGCCAGAAAGTGTAGAAGATTGGGTATTTTTGTTGTAGATATTAAGTTCAGGAGGGTCATGCGTATAGACGCTGTACTACAGGCAATTCAAGCGTTAGGTCTTAAGGTTAGACAACTTATTCACGAGCCTAAAATACCAAAGACAAGTGCCCATGCTGTTAGACCCAGAAGGAGAAGGAGGGTATAA